One window from the genome of Nicotiana sylvestris chromosome 9, ASM39365v2, whole genome shotgun sequence encodes:
- the LOC104236515 gene encoding endo-1,3;1,4-beta-D-glucanase-like, protein MSHDYIQAAVLLHPSLVTVDDIKEVKAPIAILAAEIDPISPPELIKQLEEILSSKPKVDSFVKIFAGVEHGWTV, encoded by the exons ATGTCTCATGACTACATTCAAGCTGCAGTGCTATTGCACCCATCATTAGTCACGGTTGATGATATTAAAG AGGTTAAGGCACCAATAGCTATTTTAGCTGCTGAGATAGATCCAATCTCTCCTCCGGAGCTTATTAAGCAGTTGGAGGAGATTCTATCATCAAAACCCAAG GTGGACAGCTTTGTCAAAATATTTGCTGGTGTTGAGCATGGGTGGACAGTGTGA